The region CGCCGGCCGGAGCGCTCTTCGCTTCGGGCAGGTCCACGATGAGCGCACCCATCGTCATAGCCGTTCCGGCAATCGAAACCGCGTTCTGAACCGCTTCGCGGGTCACCTTGGCCGGGTCCACGATCCCCTTGGCCTTCAAGTTCACCATCACGCCGCCGGCATTCACGTCAAAGCCCTCGCCAGCCTTCTGACTTTCGAGCACCTTGGCCAGCTTCTCTTCGGCGTTCAGGCCGGCATTGAGCATCAGCTGCTTAAACGGCTGCACCAAAGCATTCTTCAGAATCAGCTGCCCGGCGTGCGCCGAACTCGTCACCGTTGTCGTTTCCACATCAAGCTTCTTCGAGAGATCCACCAGCGTCACGCCGCCGCCCGACACGATGCCTTCGGCCACAGCCGCTTTGGTAGCCGCCACCGCGTCATCCACGCGATCCTTCTTCTCGTTGATAGCCGTTTCGGTCGCGCCGCCCACCTTGATCACGGCTACTTTGCCAGCCAGGGCGCTCAAGCGCTCCTCGAGGTTCTCTTTAACGTACTCGCTCGTGGCGTGCTCAATCTGCGCCCGCAGCTCCGCGATGCGACTCTCCACATCCTTCGAGTCACCGTAGCCCTCGATGATCGTGGTGTCATCCTTACCCGCAATGATCTTGCGCGCGCCGCCCAGCATATCGAGCGTGGCATTCTCAAACGTGAAGCCCTGCTCCTCGCTGATCACCGTGGCACCCGTGAGCACCGCGATATCTTGCAACACGGCCTTGCGGCGGTCGCCAAAGGCCGGCGCCTTGATCGCCAGGGCGTTAAACACGCCCTTGAGCCGGTTGAGCACAAGCGTCGCCAGCGCCTCGCCATCGACGTCTTCCGCGATGATCACGAGTTCTTTCTTGCCACCCTGCGCAATCTTCTCGAGCAGCGGCAAAATGTCCTGAATGCTCGAAATCTTCTTGTCGGTCACGAGAATCAACGGCTTCTCGTAGCTCGCTTCCATGCGCGCCACATCGGTCACCATGTACGAGCTCACATAGCCGCGCTCGATCTTGAAGCCTTCCACGATCTCCTTCTCCATGCCCAGCGTCTGGCTCTGCTCCACCGTCACGGTGCCGTCGTTGCCCACGGCCTCGATCACGTCGGCGATCAACTCACCGATCTCGGCGTCGCCCGCCGAAACGGTTGCCACTTGAGCCACCTTTTCGCGATTACCAGCAATCTGCTCGGTCATGCCAGCGATCTCGCCCAGCACCGTACCCGCCGCCTCGTCCAGGCCCTTCTTGAGGTCCATTGGGTTGTGGCCGGCCGCGATCAGCTTGTTGGCCTCGTTCAAGATGTGGTAGGCGAGCACCGTGGAGGTCGTCGTACCGTCACCCACATTGTCGGCAGTCTTGGAAGCAGCCGTCTTGATGAGCTCGGCGCCCACGCCCTTGCCCAAGCTCGCTTCGTCTTGGCGGTTCTCTTCAATCTCGACCGCCTTGGCCACCGTCACGCCGTCATGCGTCACCTGCGGACCGCCATAGCTCTTCTGAATCACCACGTTGCGGCCCTTGGGCCCCATCGTTACCCGAACAGCCTCATACAATTCCCGCGCGCCAGCCAGTACCCGGCCGCGAGCATCATCGTCATAAAAAATCTTCTTTGCCATAATTGATTACCCCTTTACAACCGCGAGGACATCTTCCTCTTTAACGATCAATAGTTCGTCCGTGCCCTGCTTGAACCGGTTCGGGCCGTACTCGGTGTGAACGATCCGATCGCCCACCTTCACTTCCTTTACATCCTTACCCACGGCCACGACTTCAGCCACCTGAGTTTTTTCCTTGGCCTGGTCGGGTAGCAAAATCCCAGAAGCCGTTTTGGCCTCAGGCTCCACTGTCTTAGCTACGATACGGTCGCCCAATGGTTGTAGTGCCATGCTTTACTCCTCGTTAATCAGTCTCACGCAATAAATTCCACTTTAGCACTCTTAAGCACCGAGTGCCAGCGTTGCATAATTGAGATTAGCGTTATGAATTTGGCACGTCAAGACCCCCTGAACCGCTGCGCTCAACGCCGGGGCTCAGTATGTCTGCTAAGGCTGGCCAAATTTAACTCATACGTGATATAAAATATACTTTTTATGGGGTAAAATCACCCATGCACATAACTAAACTCAACCCCAAAGGAATCGCAATGCCCCTCATCCCCATGACCATTCAGGAGCAAGTCGCAGAGCACGTACCCTTCAAGCGACGTATGCTCAGACTCACGCAGGCCCAGCTCGCAGCCACTATCGGCACTTCGCAAACCGCCATCGCCCGTCTTGAAACCGGACGCGGCAATCCCACCGCAGACCTCATTCAGCGCGTTATCACCGCCCTCGACATGGACCTCACGTTGTATGTACGGGCCAAGGCACCTAGGCCGCCAGCAAAGCCTTCAGCTTAGCCAACTGCTCATCGAGCACCCCCTGCGTGGTCGCCTCCACGTTGAGGCGCAGCAACGGCTCCGTGTTCGACGGCCGCACAATAAACCACCAATCCGGGTAATTCACCGTCAGACCATCGAGCTCATCCTGCTCGCCGTCGGCATACGCCTGCTTGAGCTCAGCTATCTTCCCCGCCTTATCGGCCACTTCGAAGTTGATCTCGCCCGACACCACATATTTGTCATACTTTTTCGCCAACTCACTGAGCTTGAGCCCCGAGTCGCTCAGCGCCCCAATCGCGCAAATCGCCGCAATCAACCCCGAATCCGCCCCCCAATTATCGCGGAAAAAATAGTGCCCCGAGTGCTCACCTGCAAACACCGCGCCATATTTGCGCATGTCCGCTTTGATATT is a window of Candidatus Saccharimonadia bacterium DNA encoding:
- the groL gene encoding chaperonin GroEL (60 kDa chaperone family; promotes refolding of misfolded polypeptides especially under stressful conditions; forms two stacked rings of heptamers to form a barrel-shaped 14mer; ends can be capped by GroES; misfolded proteins enter the barrel where they are refolded when GroES binds), whose amino-acid sequence is MAKKIFYDDDARGRVLAGARELYEAVRVTMGPKGRNVVIQKSYGGPQVTHDGVTVAKAVEIEENRQDEASLGKGVGAELIKTAASKTADNVGDGTTTSTVLAYHILNEANKLIAAGHNPMDLKKGLDEAAGTVLGEIAGMTEQIAGNREKVAQVATVSAGDAEIGELIADVIEAVGNDGTVTVEQSQTLGMEKEIVEGFKIERGYVSSYMVTDVARMEASYEKPLILVTDKKISSIQDILPLLEKIAQGGKKELVIIAEDVDGEALATLVLNRLKGVFNALAIKAPAFGDRRKAVLQDIAVLTGATVISEEQGFTFENATLDMLGGARKIIAGKDDTTIIEGYGDSKDVESRIAELRAQIEHATSEYVKENLEERLSALAGKVAVIKVGGATETAINEKKDRVDDAVAATKAAVAEGIVSGGGVTLVDLSKKLDVETTTVTSSAHAGQLILKNALVQPFKQLMLNAGLNAEEKLAKVLESQKAGEGFDVNAGGVMVNLKAKGIVDPAKVTREAVQNAVSIAGTAMTMGALIVDLPEAKSAPAGGGMPGGMGMGGMDY
- a CDS encoding co-chaperone GroES; this translates as MALQPLGDRIVAKTVEPEAKTASGILLPDQAKEKTQVAEVVAVGKDVKEVKVGDRIVHTEYGPNRFKQGTDELLIVKEEDVLAVVKG
- a CDS encoding helix-turn-helix transcriptional regulator — encoded protein: MPLIPMTIQEQVAEHVPFKRRMLRLTQAQLAATIGTSQTAIARLETGRGNPTADLIQRVITALDMDLTLYVRAKAPRPPAKPSA